The genomic interval TTATGCATTACCAtttgagcaggaaaagcagactACAAGACCACAAAAATTATCAAAACCCCCTAAAACAACCACAAAGAACATTATAGTTTTCAAAGCAGCTTCCATTCCGTGTTTCAGTCTTACAAGCAGCTAAACAGTTTAATCACTGTACATGCGAACAGGAACTTAGATGCCTTCCAGGCAAATAAGAAGTTGTAGCCCAAGGTTAATAAAAGAcaggagcagaaagggaaatgaaactCCAAATTCTCATATCGCACAATTCAAGTTTATTCCATTCATTCTTGCAACACAAACTTAAAAATACACTATCATTTAGCATTCTGGTGTCTGTTAACCATGATAATGATGAACCCAACTGTGTAAAAACAGTTAACAATGGTGAAAAGAGAAAGTCAAATATCAAAATGCACAGAGcactaatttttcttctgtcactgCGTAGAAAGATGATTGTTTACCCATTTACAAAATATAATTAAGACAAgttcattttgaaattttgcatGCAACACTGCAATTGCTTGACCTAGGACACTCCATTCTTACCAGCCTCTTCTACAAATGTTATGCTCAGTTCCATTTAACTATTGTACCCCTTTTCTTATTTGCTCTCTGTAAGAAAAAGGGAGCAGAGGGTACAAAATCCGAAATATACTTGAATTTATAGCTTATTCAGCacaaatttcaaaggaaaaggtttAAGAACAGAGTGGATTTCCAAGTATATGCAATTCCAGTCTGACAAagtatttaaattctgtttatagaatgaaaaataatttacagtttGGTATTTTTATCTAGGACCTACTCAAAGACATAGGAAGCcatccattattttttccacaaaatagCTAACAAGAAAGAAACACATGAACAAGCCCAATCTCTAGACAATTATAAATGcataagcttttatttttgctcttatttttacttttttattcttttaaatcttGGGCAAAATTATTAAACACCTGTTATGCagtgcaaaaagcagaaaattatttcttctttataagCCAAACATTAAATTCCATCTTTTTTAACTATCTCAAAAGGCAGCTTGGGTATGTATTACAGCCAAATTAATACTTGACTCACTGAAGTCTGTTTGCTTCTTCCTACACaccccccccccagccccgggtgaaataagaaaaaataaggtgTCCCCATAATTGTAGAAAAAGGGAGGCAAAATTGCCTCAGTAAACCTCCAGAAGAATTAGTACAAAGTTGATGTTTCTTTGCTCACTTAAAGGGAAGGGCAGAAAAGAAGAAtacagaagaacaaaaaccacccaacaaaaatacaaaaccactATGGCCAGACAACTTGATACTAATCAACACAAAAAAACTTGAATAATCAAGTTCTCCACGtaaaaacaaactgaagttTTCTAGACTAGCATTTGAATAGCTAAGTATTTAATAGCATAATATGGAGGCAAATTGATGCCAAAGATTGTTACTTTTATAGCTGAATAAAGAGTTAAACCTATAGTCTGTGTTCACACTGTTACAATGACATGACAATCCAGCACTGATCAGCAATAAGATTGAAGAGTCCTGTTATAAATAGTTATTAAAAGCACTGTTCACCAAATATTCTTGTTCTTTTATCAGCAGTCCACCAATTGATTTATCACTGATTTCCATCTCTTCTGATCTTCCTTGCCACCCATCTCCAAGAAACAGAGTAATTGCACCATACAGCTTGTGACCAGAGTTGACTGTTTTCTCCATTGCTTTTTTTATGGTATGTGTAGATGTAAATCAGTTCCTGCTCTTGTTTTACAGTCTAAATGCAATGCTTTTCATAGCCGAGACATTCAATCCTAAAATGCAACATTATTCCAGTAAAACTAAGTCTCCATTAAATATTAGCGGCAGTCATCAGTCTACTTCTATATATCCTCTCAATTTCAACAATGGTATGAAAATAGTATCAGCTACTTTTGTTTAAGAATTCAGCATGAGACATTAcatacatttgtttttctgtattgtgTTTATTACCAGGAAGTTTGAATTCTGTATTCCAAAAGAGATGAAGATGTATAGTTTGTGGTATAGAACCCGTTACTCAGTTGGTTAAGCAGAAGtataatgaaaattttcaggATGAAAGCAAGAAGCTCAGGTGCTCCTGAGGACCATAGGATGTGACGGGAGTGCCTACAATATCATTAAATAGCTTCCCATGAATGATTAAGACTGTCATAATTACTGGTATAGTAAATTTGATCTAAAAGTCAATGTGGTATGGTTAATGTGGTATGGTCACACTGGGAACTTCCAGATCAAGCCTCATGCCTTAATGGAATTTAAGAGCTTCATCCATTTGACAATGGAACACTAATCTGAATATacacacaatttaaaaaactCTGTAGTAGTTTGAGCAAGTTAAGACTTCTGCTTGTACATCTTCCTGCTTCTACATTTGAATTTAGAAAGGCTCCATGTTTACCAGGAAAGTTTAGCTACAATATTCACCCGGCATAAATGTCTAAATGACATTCATTTTCCGCATTTGCCTTGATTATCCTTCTGCACCTAACAGCCTGGAGTTTTCATGCATGTCTAGGAATTTTATGCTGATGTGGTGAGTAAAGAAATTTCATCTTactttccttttggaaaaactACAGTGAAATTTTGACCTCTCTCTCAAAAGCAGTTACTTAAAATGTCTGTCCTGGACTAGAACAAATATGGGCTAGAAAGACTTTAAATTCAAGCATCCAAAAGTACCTTGGCAGCTATTTTGGAGTGTAACACCACCATGCCTCAACCAGTCTTTCTTGGTTTGCTCAAGAGTCAGAAAACATTAGTGTAACATCCAATTAATCAATATAAAGAACAGATCCAATAACTAGTATCAGAAGTCCTCAGAACTGCAACAGAAGCTTTAGAGAGAAGAAGAATTTAAGCTACTCATTGAGAGAGAAGAGCAACCCAGTCCCCTACATTACTACACTTCAGATTACGGCAGACACTAAGAGCATGGGACTACTGTCTCCTTCACAACTAGTTTCAGGTACATAGCACAGTACTTCCATCTAAAGGAAGTACTTCCATCCAACTAAAAAATTGTCAGTACTATTCTAGGAATCTTACAAGCCAAATATTCAGAATGGTCTGtcttctttcttccattttcactAGAAATGGGAAGAGACTGTGCACTGGAAAGAAGTCCTAGAGGGACACTGTTTATAATAGTTTTCAACCCTCTCGAACCAGATTATCTTCAATACAAGCCCCTAACTAGTCTGACTCATAAAGAATTTCCCTCGCCCCAAAGTATTTAGCTGAAGAAGCTGGAAGATGCAAAGAGTGACAGACAGGCAGCAGTGTGAGGCCACAGGAGAGACATTTAAGATATCAGTCCATCTGTCACTGAAGAAGAGTCTTGATTGCCTGGTTGTCAGTAGCTTCAAAGGCAGTTAGTCCGTCTGGGCCTTTCACAGTCTTATCAGCACCCTGGAAAGACAATGAGAAGGACTGTCAATTCATACAGCCAGGCTGCATCAGTACAAAGTGTGTCAAAAGTTACATACCTTGCATAATTATATTGATTACATACAGCTTTTTACTGCAGTGCCTTGTTTTCATTCAGAAACGAACCAGACAAGATTTATGTACAGAACTTTCTAGCATGCAGCTAATCAGAGCTTCCAactttgtaatttaaaaataaagaaaaagtcaCATAATTTTTGTTACATAGCAAGTTGCAAGTCAAACAAATTATTAATCTTAGAaacagatggatttttttgtttccagcaaATACTActcttaaaaaagcaaaaaaatcagtgttaCACAATTCTACAAAATCCATAGCACAAGAAGCTCTTGCATGCTAAATTAGACAGGTAATACCTGGAAGAGCTGATTTACTAACAAATCATACTATATTCATTCTACATCATAAAATGGCCACACTCAAGGATTGTGCTTCTCTTCCATTCTGAACAAAAGTCCCTATTGatacaacagaaaaacaacaccACAAAATCATTCCAAGTCCAAAACTGCTCAGGTTTGTTTTGAAAGAGTTATGTGTACACCTAAAAGGCAACACAACAGAACAGGGATGCACCTCGATAAATTGGAGGATAATGCACCAACTGGATAAATCAAAGTACTAGAATAAACTGCTGCAAGTAAGCACAAGCACGGTGCCAGATTTATGAGAACAGAACAAAAGAAGGGAAACAGAGTGATTAACTAGTCATGTTTCCTTTGAACACTGTGTAATCACATTcatgaaagggaaaacagactAAACTGTAAGCAGGGCAGCTAAATAAGGGGACAAAAGTTATTAGAGATCACAGGACTGATTTCAGAACAACTCAGCAAGACTACATGCAAATCTCACTTGAAAATATGCGCATTTGCTCTATCAAACGACAGGAAAAACACTGCGGCTACAAACACATTTTGTCAAAAGTGTGTATAGCAGAGGGTTGTCTTCAGTTCATGCATAAGCTCTTCACAGAGTAAGTAAAAATCCCTTCTCAATAACAAGGAAGATTGTTAGTTACTATAAGGACACTGAATAGTTTAAGAGCATAATGGACCTAGAATTTCCACAGCTTCTTTACTGATTAAACACACAACGCCCCAGTGAACTTCCATACATAATGCCACATCTGCTCCCAAGACAACTCTCACTTCTCTAAACCTAACAGTCTAATAAACTGGATCTGATACCACTCTGATGTGCTACCAATACTACTTTTCACAATGTAGGATATTTCCCTCTGAAACCTGTACACTTTTTACTCGCATGTACACAACTTGTCATTCGAAAAAGATGGTTTTGCAGCAGTTTTTTAGGCAGCACTACCAGTCTTGTGGCCTACTGGCCAAACTGAtcctctcagagctgctcatcTTCCTTGTGGTCCCTAGAGAATCTCAGTGCAAGAGACACATTGAGTTCACTACAGTGACAATTGTACAGGAGCAATTGTAGTATCTCCTCTCTCCAATCACATGTAACATCCTTGGCCCAAATGGTACAAGGACGCTGCAGTTCTTTGGGATATGAACAGGAGCTGAATTAGCCTGATCCCAATGTATAAATGGATAGTGGATATGTTTGATTTTGTCCAATTAATCCAACAACAAAGTTAAATTTAGgagtaatttattaataatagcaattgtatataaatgaatacaaTCAAAATATATGAGTTATATAAATTtgagtaaatacaaaatttagcagcaatttaagtataattaataataataattaagtataattaataataataataattaagtTTGGTTGaataaagcataagcaaaaccAACCGGGGGATACCCCGACCGGGGGTACGGGTAAGGCCATTCCTCTCACACTGTACCAAATCAGTCAAGCTAAAAAATCTCACTTATATACTGTTTATTAATACAGAATCTTCTAGAAAGCTCCTCCTCATTTCTATTCCTAAAATCTACGTCACTACGTTGTGTTGCGCATGCGTCACCAGTGGTCGGGGGTATCTCCTCCTTTCGGGGGTCTTGTTTCCgatgaaggctctgggtctTCCTCAGTGTTCACTGTTTGACCTCTCAGGTAGCGCAGGTGCACTGAGCTTAGagttatataataaatatatattcccTCAAGAGGCCTCAGTCCAGTGACCAATGCTTTGGAATCATCCCAATTTGGTCCAGTTCAAGGTCAAAAACCTATTTCTAGACACTTGTTCTTAGACCTATACCCTTCCTATCCTGCCTCCCACCTAACATCTGGAGGGTgagttttttctgctttgtttaaccatttcctttatctctttttgctttatagcaattaaatacaatttttgatTAATTATAATGCCACAATTTTGCCAATATTGTTACAATTTAATTAGCACTAATCACATATATAACACTGACAAGTGACAATTTCGTTACTGCAAACATATACTTGGGCTGAAACCATGGGAACATTGCTtgtaaaacatttatttttcccttaaaaaacccccaagagATTTAGCAGGTATTCAACACTTAAAACCCTAGTTGTCtagggaaaagaaaggcaacTAAGAGTACAAATTGCTTCTTTTACAGGAGTTAATTATTTCTACCTGCTTAGATATCACTCAGattataattattaattataattatgtGGAAATCAAGAAGGCTTCACAGCTGTTCCTTGATGCTAAGCTCAGAAAATCttgatttgaagaaaaatggaacTACGCCATAACTGACCTGACAGAATTTAAACAACTTTTATTCATAAAACTCTCCACCTATGTACCAGCATTTAGGGCACCAAAGGTAACAGTTAACTGAGGTAACTTTGAAGTATAAAGAcaggttttaattttaacacAGAACTGCTCTCCCCCCtcagaaaaatacttcagaaaagtTACTGACATGTAAGACCTGGGTTTCTAAAAGAGCTTTACTGATTGTAGGATAAGAGGGTCATGACTACCTAAGGAGGACACAGTTTATTAAACTCAGTACtaataaatttagaaaatgGCCTATTAGCCAGACAGAAAGATTCCTGCCTACAttcaaaaaaaagagaaggaaataataaatgtcAGGTCAAGAGGACTTTAATTTGCAGAAGTACAACACTGCCTGGAAGcaactttaataaaaaaactcaTACAAGTACAATGATTCCATAGTATTCTCTACTTCTCCAAAGTAGAAAGTTACTAATCTTTGTCTTACGTTTGACTCTAaaaatacacatacacaaacaAATATAAACCCTCTCTCCTTGGTAGGGTAATAACAAACAAGAACGTCTGCCCACTTAAGCCACCAGGCAAAGCACAAATGTTAAGTTCTGAGAGCCACACAGCAGCTACTtggctccagctgcagttttggaaaaaacccaaagcaacaAACACAGAACCCACAATGGGAACTGAGCTCCCACCAAACTATGAAACTAGAACTCGGGGCACTTAAAGCTGAGAGAAGATTGGTTTACACAGCAAGCAGAAAACTGCTAAAAAGAGTTGCCAGATGACACAACAGAGGCAGTTGCCTTCTTGTCCAAAAAGTAAATGGATGAATTCATGGACAACAGATTTGCCAACACTTCTGAACAGGGGACAGATGTGTGTACCTCTGAAATCCCCTGTACAGAAACCATGAATGAGCAGAATGAGTGAGAGCAGACATGGTTATACCCACAGCTCTTCCTTTTGCCActgtcagagaagaaaaaaggtgcTTAACTGCCCAAGTTAACAGGATATTTCTTGTAACACAAAAGCAGAACTATTTTGGAGGCTGAACAAACGGATGAAGTTTGTTGTATCCAATGCAACAACCTCCATCCTCCATTTGAAGCTTTCAAATTGTTACCTGTTTTAACATACTGCTTTCACTGACACtaaaaaaccacaatttttaTGTTACAAATCGAACACCAgattatttaagaaaaacatggaTCAGTGTTTGAAACATTTCTTGAAAtactcttccttctccctctcaaTTGCTCGAGTCTCACATAGAAGGTTTACAAACATCCCCACAGTCCAGGCGGCACCGTAGAAAGCAACGGAGAAGGTTGGTTTAGTAACCGGGAAGAACATTAAACAGTCAGGAATTTTTAGACCTTTCAGTAAGGGCTGAATCCTGATTCCCAGGTATCTGCTACCAAAGAACATATGACTGTGGTACAAACAAGGTGCGATATGTTTAATGTTTCAACGAGGGTCATAAAATAACTGTGTTAAGAGACACAACAACCCCTACATATAAACCCTGCCTCAGACAGACAGGGCTGATAAGCCAACTTTCAggttataaatatttaatcagCTAGCCCATGTAAATGGAAGCAATCAACATTTAGCTCTGCATGAAGAAATCTGaaagtaatttattatttgAGCAACTTATCTAGGATGGAAAACCCTCCAAaccagaaatagaaataaatcaaCACGGGATAAAGGACACCTTATTTTTTGATGATCCTAAATGAAGGATCAATCCTCACAATAAATTTAAGCAAGCTGGATACACCATTTGAATCCTAAATAAACAGTCACTGCGTTTGTTTACAAAAAAGCGTAAGTAATGTCAGACAAGAGCAAAGAAGTTAAATGAAATTCATGCAGCATTAAGGCAGTTAAGGAAAACTTTACCCTGAAAGTGGCATATGAAACTATTACACAGCAAGAAATCCTTTGGTCAAATGATGTAAGTGTAATCAAGAAAGAGTGCTTATGAATGGAGACAAAAGATTGCTTGAAATAACTACTGGCTCTGTAAAATTGATCAGCTTTGTAATATAAATCAAAGTGCCAACAGAGACAGATTAAGCTTATCCTCCCCAGGACAAAATTTACAAGCTGTAGGACAGAGGAAGCTTGGCTTTATActtttatttcccctccttCTGCCATCCCAGATGGGTTCTCAGTCATCTGGCAAAAGCTGAGGGAAGCGACACCTCTGGGCAACTTCACAGCAGAGATGCCATCAACATGAAACACTTAAATAGCTGCCAAAGCCAAATCCACTCTTAGgaatgcattttttccccttaccGATTTGCAGTTCTGCTCTCTAGCTGGAGCCCACAATACTCTAATGGTCACTGTTACACCACAGAAGTCCTGCAACTTTTTCCTTCAGCTACCTTTTACCATGATCAGAGTACCCTCTCTGTTTCAGCAACACAAATGGAATTTGTTCAATGTTCTGAACACATCATCTGAAGCACCATAATCTTattgagaaaaaacaaatcacagtAATATGCTTTGCTAATGGGCAACTTGTTTGAAACATTTGTATCTCACCTTTGACAGAAGCAATTTCACACAGGAAACGTGGCCTTCGTAAACTGCTGACAGAAGTGGTGTGATATTGTGTTTGTCTGGAGCCTGTAAATTGAGACACAATTATTTGAAGGACAATTTCACACAGCATTATAAGGTTTCacagaagttttaaattttctatAATCAATGGTAGAGGAAGTAAAAATTTAAGAATATTAGCCAGAAATGCAttccactggatttttttctcttttttagaaaagaaaagttACGATTAAAAAAGAGGTAATAGCAAGATTTTCCTTCCACAAGACTTCTAGGTATTCCAAAGCTTGACCATAATTTTAGGCAAATGATGGAAATCATGTCgtttcagctgaaaaattttGCCCAATTTAAAACTCCtaattttcccatttcacagCCAACATCACTTTGGAAAACTGTTTtggctgaaatatttgttttggcTGTCTTCTCTCTGAACTACAGTCCTGCAAAGAGTAAGAAATGAAGCACCTGAAATGCTATTTTGAACTCTTCCTCAGCTAGAAAAATTCCCAAGGAAAAGATAATCTTTCCAGACACCCAGGAGAAAAATCCAAGCATTTTTGTTACGAACTAAAGCTAAGATGTCTTACATGTTAACTTTTGGGCAAGCATCCCAAGGCACATCATTTGGGGTATATGGTTAAAGTATTTAGGAACTTAAGTTCCAGAGAGCTGATATAGCCTAGTCAAGTCTTTTCAAAACAAGAAGCCATGCATGCCAAGCTACAGCACAATGACTTAAACAAGAAAGAAGGActccaaagaagaaaaaaatcaccctaATTTAAACAGCTGATCCTGCTCTGACTAAGGATGTCTTCTGAAAACCCCTtccaaaaaatgcaaatatgcaTTGCAAACTTTATTCTGATGTGATtactggaataatttttctaattgtggtaaaattaaattttaatttttttatagcTACAAACAACTTTTTCCAACATGTCCAAAGAGACacttaaaacatttaataaacataattttaagcTTCTAACCTCTAGAATCCCAcctctcaaatatttttaaatgcactgAATTGTCTTTCAGTGACCATTTAGGCACCTTCACCAACTCTTTCAGTGCGTGTAGGAAGACTTTAAGACTTGTTTGCAAATACATTTATACATACATTAATGTCAGCTCCTTTCAAGAGCAGAAATTCCAGAATCTCAAGCTGTCCACAGTCTGCTGCATAGTGAAGAGGCTTCCTTCCACCTTCAAGTGTCCGGTTGACATCTTCACCCTTCAATATAAACATAATCCAATCAGCAAAATTTTAGAACTAACACACAAGGAAGAGcttgaaagaaaaccaacatCTTCAAACATGCTAAAAAATGTTCCAGGCAAGTATTTCAGTCACTGcccaagaaaaatgaaagttaagTCACTCAATTTCTATTTCCTCACATTTGCATTTATGACTGCAAGACAGCCTTGATCCCTTGTTCTGTACTGCAACTCAGGTATAGTAAGTACCCTGAGGTAATAAGGTAGCTCgtgatttaaaaaaactcaaaccaaaccaataaaaaaagaaattagagcTGTACATAATGCTCCCCTTTGCTCATTTTGCTTCTCTTGCCCCACAGCTAGGATCATGGCTAAGTTCCTTTATCTGCTTCTAAGAATACTGAGGTTTTGCATAACGACAAACTAGCTGCACAAAAGTAAGTCAGCATCATAACCACCAGCAAGTGAGTCCAGGCCATCCATAATTTACAACCCAATTATGAGACTGTCCACCCTGTTTTATGAACAGCACTTGCCAATTCTACATGATCAAAACAAGTCTGAAGAGTCAACCAAATCAAGCCACAGGAGGTTGTACTCTAATGCCTCTTGTACGAATGGATTGAGACATCACTTAAGGTgtaaacaaaatttaatttactgaGTACCTGATCAGCTTTGTTTCCTCACCTTGGGTTGTGCAACTAAGGATAAACTGATTTACCGCCCTTCACTAGTGACAAGAAGTTACTGGAAACCAACTAGAGACAAGCTGTGTGGTAAGTGGCTTCTTGTTCCTATGTGCAAGGCATCTTAATTTAACATCATACCTCAAGCCCTGTATCTCCACGGAAAAACAACCAGAagaatttcagctgcagcaccaaTTCACACTTCTCTATAGAGCCCCTGCAGTTCCCTCACTCCTGTGTACCAAAGTTCTAGAAAGTACGCAGAATAGAGGGATTGATATATACCTTCCAGAAATTACTTCCCTTCAAAGAATGGAAGAGAAGACTGCCAGAAGGAAATCTTAttctgcttttgattttctATATAATCAGTTTTACACTACTAGTCAAGTAACAAGATGACCTCGTTATTCTCCTCTCTTCTCAACAGGATATTCAATTATTCATCATATACCCTTATATATACCTATATAGCAGATAGTATTGTGATGTAACTTCTCATTTGCTGAATTTCATTGACAATTAagttccaattaaaaaaaaaatcacccagatTAAAGCGTGCTAATAGCACAAAATAGTCTGGGAAAGCACATAAAGAAGCAGCATATACTTATGCTGAACATTAAACTCTACCCATACATTTATTTGCATACTCATCCCATCAGTTTTAAAACAACTGGAAATTACATAACCCATCATGTTTGCTAATACATTAGTGATTGTGTACAGAAGTTTGAGAAGCCAACCACACGAAAGCCACCTAATAACCAACACAAAACAGTCTCTTAAGTCCAAAACATGCCAAGACATGGTAAGTAAAGGAGCTCGGGAGAGGGGCAGGCAAGCTCAGTCCTGGGACAGCACACTGTCAAGCCACAAGTTCACAGCCAAACGAAAGTTAGAGCCATCACTTCTCCAGATTAGGACAGTCCAGAAAAGCTCTCAGTTCCTTTAACTTATAAATATTATTGGCTCACTGGCTTatagtaatttttctttgtttttaaagaataaaacaaagttTCTCTGTTCTCTCCTATGCTGGCTGTGGAATAAATTCCTAGTGGGCAATTAagtttcagagggaaaaaaaccccacctaaACTCCTAGTTTTTTTAAGATTCCCATAAAGATGATGAAAGCTTATTTACAGGGGAGTACCTGGCAAAAGGTCTGCAAATAAAGATGTCCCAAATACACTGCATAGTACTGAATACTGGCACTAAGAACACGTATTATTAACATTCAAAGTTAAACATCAGAACATTTTAGTCTGAATTAAAAGAACAAAGACATCATGTAGGTtacaaaaactttaaaaaaaaaaaccaaaaacaagtACTCCTATATTCTGCAATAAACCAAGTCAAATATCCAGTTGCTTCACAGGTATGAAAAGCCGCTGTAAAACAGACCACTGAATTTTGTATAGCTTTACCTGGCCTTTCTTACTGCCAGTCCAAGAAATATCAAAGTAGGAAGGGAAGATAAACCAATGTATTTAATATACATGGATCAAACTCTGGCAAAACCACCTGTTTCATATGCAATCACTAAcacatttacattaaaaaacttGCAGGACTCTTCACAGATAATTTCTCTCTGGGCTTTAGATCTTTTACTTATATTGCCCAGGGCACCTCTCTGTAGGAGAAGCAGTGGTTTCCAAAGTGAGGTGTGAAAACCCAGAGAGGTGTGCAAGACAAGCCACTGGGGtgtgagaagaaaatatatattgcactattaataaaatggaaaaatagcatttatttcatctttagtttatctttaatttccttttttgggGTATATTTTATCATGTGCATGTTACACAATACAGGAGTACATACTGAAGTCAAGTCCCAGTCcccctgctcagggccaggctggatggggttttgagcaacctggtctagtggaaagtgccCCTGTCCATGCAAGGGGGCTGGAACTAATCTTTAGG from Ficedula albicollis isolate OC2 chromosome 1A, FicAlb1.5, whole genome shotgun sequence carries:
- the MTPN gene encoding myotrophin; the encoded protein is MSDKEFMWALKNGDLDEVKDYVAKGEDVNRTLEGGRKPLHYAADCGQLEILEFLLLKGADINAPDKHNITPLLSAVYEGHVSCVKLLLSKGADKTVKGPDGLTAFEATDNQAIKTLLQ